CGGTTTCCTGGCCGGACTTCATGGACCTCAACGGCATGCTCCTCAAATGGGATCTCGTCGAACCCTTGAGCGAACTCAAGTACTTCGGGGCCGATGCAGTTTCGGGCATCTCCAACACGTCCCTGCTGCTCGGGAGCAATCTTGGAGCGCTTGGAGCCTCGCAGGTGCTGCTGGTGGCGTTGGGCGGCGTCTACCTCCTGGCGACCAGGCAATTGCGCTGGTTCATCCCGGTTTCCTTTCTGGTAGGTGTGTTCCTCACTGGGCTGGTTTACAACATGATCGACCCGAAGCTCTACGCGCCGCCCCTGTTTCATCTCCTGTCCGGCGGGACCATGCTGGCCGCCTTTTTCCTGATGCCGTACCCGTCCTCCTCGCCCGTCTGGAAGCTGCCCATGCTGCTGTATGGCCTGTTCGGAGGCGCCCTGCTGATCATCATCCGGACCTACGGCATTTATCCTGACGGGGCCGTCTTTGCTGTACTGCTGATCAATTTGTGCACTCCCCTTATCGATCTCATTCAACCCAAGCCCTTTGGGGGGAGGTAGTCGCCATGATGGAAATCGTTCGCATGATTGTCGTTCTCTCGGCTATCACGGGACTGTCCGGGTTTGTGCTGTCCGGCCTCAAGGTCTGGACCACGCCCATCATTGAAGAGCAGGTGCTCATGAACGTGCAGGGGCCGGCCTTGAAGAAGATTTTTCTTGAAGGCACCAACGACCCCATTGCCGACAGGAAGAAGATGCCCAAGCCCGGTGACGAGAGTCAGACGATCAACGTCTTTCCCTCGATCAAGGACGGCAAGCTCATCGCAGTGGCCATGGAGGCCGCGGGCAAGGGCTATGGCGGCGACGTGAACGTCCTCGTGGGCTTTGACGTGACCAAGGATACCATCCTGGGCATCGGCGTCACGACCCACAAGGAGACCCCTGGTCTGGGTTCGCGCGTTGCGGAGCCGGCCTTCACCAAGCAGTTCAAGAACCTCGCCCTGGACAAGGCCGCGCTCAAGAAGGACGGCGGCGGCATCGACGCCGTGTCCGGCGCGACCTTCTCCTCCATAGGCGCATCGGCTGCGGCCAAGCAGGCTGCGACATGGTACACAAGTCTCAAAGACTCCATCAAGACTTCCTGGTAACAGAAGATTTTTCTAAGGAGCTATAGAATGGCCAGCTTGGTGCAAGAATTTACCAAAGGGTTGTGGAAGGAAATTCCGCCGTTCCGCCTGGTGCTGGGCCTGTGTCCGACACTGGCCGTGACGACCAACGCCGAGAACGGTCTGGGCATGGGCGCGGCGGTCGTCTTCGTGCTCGCCCTGTCCAACGTCATCATTTCCCTTGTGCGCAACATCATTCCCAAAAAGGTACGTATCGCCTGTTTCATCGCCATCGCGGCCTCGCTGGTCGTGGCGGTGGAGATGCTCATGCAGGCCTTCGCCTTTCCGCTGTATCAGCAGCTGGGCATCTTCGTGCCCCTCATCGTCGTGAACTGCATCATTCTCGGTCGCGCCGAGGCCTTTGCGGGCAAGAACCCGCCCCTGGCCTCCCTGGCTGACGGCCTGGGCATGGGCATCGGTTTCACCATGTCGCTGACCTTTCTGGGTGCGATCCGCGAAATCTTCGGCGCCGGAAAGCTGTTCGGCGTGGGCCTCTTCGGGCCGGATTTTCATCCCTTCACGTTCATGGTGCAGGCCCCGGGCGCGTTCGTGTGCCTCGGTCTCATTCTGGCGGGCATGAACTATCTGACCATCTGGCAGGCCAAGAGAAAGGGCGTGGAGCTTGACCCCAATTTCGACGCCGGATGCTCGGGATGCGGCGCCTGCAAGATGATGGACAAGATTGCCGCCCAGAAGAAGCTGGAACGCATGGAACCGGCCAAAGGCTAACTCTAGGGAGAGTGACTCATGGAAATTTTCCTCCTTTTTATTTCAGCCATCTTCGTCAACAACATCCTGCTGGCGCAGTACCTTGGCAACTGTCCCTATCTGGGGTGCTCCAAGGAGAAAGGCGTCGCCATCGGCATGGGCGCGGCGGTTCTGTTTGTCACGGTCCTCGCGACGGTGATCACGTTTCTTTTTCAAAAGTACGTCATGGTGCCGTTCCATCTTCAATACCTGCAGACGATTTTCTTCATCCTCGTCATCGCGGCGCTGGTTCAGTTCGTCGAGATGTTCCTGAAGAAAATGGTGCCGCCCCTGTACAAGTCCCTGGGCATCTTCCTGCCGCTGATCACGACCAACTGTGCCGTGCTCGGCGTGGCCATCCTCGTGCAGCGTCTGGAATTCGACCTCGTGACCGCAACGCTGTACTCCATCGCCGCCTCGCTGGGCTTTCTGCTGGCGATCGTGCTGATGGCGGGCATCCGTGAGCGTTTCGCCGTGACGCGGATCCCGCGGTCCATGCAAGGCGTCCCGAGCGGTCTGATCATGGCGGGGATCATGTCCCTGGCATTCCTGGCCTTCAAAGGCATGATAGCTTAACGAAGCGGAGAGAGTACGTATGATCATCGAGTCAGTTGTCTCCTTGTTTGGACTAGGCTTTGTCTCGGCCAGCGTTCTGTCCGTCGCTTCAAAGCTGCTCGCCGTGGAAGAGGACCCTCGCCTCGAGGTGGTTGTCGAGGCCCTGCCCGGCGCCAACTGCGGCGGCTGCGGTTTCGCCGGATGTGAGGCGTATGCCGCAGCGGTCATCAACGACCCGAGCACGCCGCCGAACAAGTGCTGCGCCGGTGGCCCGGATGTGGCCAAGCGCATAGCCGAATTGACCGGCAAGGCCGCCGGCGACGCCGACCCGATGGTGGCCTTTCGTCGGTGCGTCAAGGTCGAGGGTAAGGTGGCCAAGAAGTTCGATTACTTCGGCATCCAGAGCTGTGCTGCGGCCAAGCTGGTCCAGGACGGCCCCGACGCCTGCAAGTATTCCTGCCTCGGCTTCGGGGACTGCGTCCGGGCCTGCCCCTTCGACGCCATGTGGATCGAAGGCGACCTGGTACACATCTCTCCAGAAAAATGCACCAGCTGCGGCACCTGCGTGCGTACCTGCCCCAACTCCATTCTGGAGCTCATCCCCAGGCGTTCGCGCGTCATGGTCTTCTGTTCGTCCCAGGACAAGGGCAAGGCCGTGAAGGACGTCTGCGAGGCCGGCTGCATCAGCTGCGGCGCGTGCATCAAGAAATGTCCGGCCCAGTGCATCACCATGGTCGACGAGCGTATCCACATCGACCACAAGGCGTGTCTGGCGTACGGCCCCTCCTGCGGGGAAGCCTGCGTCGAGAAGTGCCCGCGCGACATCCTGCGCTGCCTGAACCCCGACATGATCTCCGCCGCCCCCGATACGGAGCCGGCCAGGTATCCTGATGAGTCCCATGTCGCGGACCTGCAAGCCTAACCACGCCACAGAATCGGAGCAACGAACATGAAGCATGCGACTCAGATACACGACCGCCGGGCTTTCCTGAAAACTCTGGGCGTTCTCGCTGCCGGTGCGGCACTGGCTCCCGCCATCCGGGTTCTTCCGGCCTTCGCCGCGTCAGGGGTGATCAAAACGTCCGAACAGCGGATGCTCATGGGTACCTTCGTGAGCATGACGGTGCTCGCCCCGTCGCAGGGGCTCGGCGAGGAGGCCATTGGCCGCGCCTTCGCCGAGGTCGAGCGCCAGATCGGCATTTTCAGCCGTTTCGATCCGTCCACGGCCCTGTCCGCCCTCAACCGCGACGGGCGTTTGAACGGCGCTCCCCAGGAACTTTTGGACGTCGTCGCCTTCAGCGGCGATCTGCACCGGCGTTCCTCCGGGAGGTTCGACGCGACCATCGCCCCTGTGGTCAACCTGCTGGAGCGCAGTCACGGCAAGCCTGACGCCAAGGATCTGAAGGAGGCGTTGGCGCTGGTTGACGGTTCTCGGCTGCGCAGCAGCGGTTCCAACTTGCGTTTTGACGCCGCCGGTATGTCCGCGACCCTCGACGGCGTGGCCAAGGGCTTCATCGCCGACAGCGCGGCCGAAGCCCTGACCACGGCCGGGGTAGCCAACTTCCTGATCGACGCCGGCGGCGATATCCGGGTGGGCGGCGCGTCCGACGGCCTGGTCCGTCCCTGGCGCGTGGCCATCGAGGATCCGGACAAGCAGGGCAACTATCCGGCGGTCATCGACATGAAGGCCGGCGCCGTGGCCACATCCGGCGGCTATGAGGTCTTCTTCGATCCGTCGAAGAAATCGCATCACCTGGTCGATCCGACCAATGGCGCCTCGCCGCAGTACGTACGCAGCGTCAGCGTGAAGGCCCCGACGGTCAAGGAAGCCGACGGCCTGGCCACGGCCCTGAGCCTCATGCACCCGCGCGAGGCCCTGCGCCTCACGGAGTCCCTGCCCGGACACGACTGCCTGCTGATCACCTCCACCGGAGCGCGCATCTCGTCGTCCACCTGGGGCTGATCCCGCATCCCGCACGTTCTTGGAAAAGCCGGTTCTGCCGGCTTTTCCGTTTTCTTGGCCCCAGCACACCGCTCTGATCCGGGCTCATCCATTTCCACGGCCATCTTCCCTTTATTCCGGCCTGTTTTCCCGTTATGCTGGTGCGAAGCGTCCCAAGACGCCTTGGAAGACGTCTCGGAAAATCTGCGGATTTCCATCCGCGGCTTTGGCATTGCGCCGCACGTGTCCCGGTCAGAGACTTTGTGCGCGGACACTCAGCAAATCATCATCCACGGATGGGTACGAATATGGCTTCGAAATGGATCTTGCGTGCCGTGCTCGTTGCGGTTCTGGGCCTTGCCGCCCTTGCGGGCGTTCTTTTCTTCGGGATCGACCCCAATGATTTCAAGCCGCAGATCGTGTCAGCCGTACGCGACAACACCGGCCGGGAATTGATCATCGACGGCGACCTCAAACTGGGCTTCTTCCCGTATCTGGCCGTATCGATAGATGGCGTGCAACTGCGCAACGGCCAGGGTTTCGAGGGGCCGTTCCTGACATTGAAGAACGCGCGCCTCAAGGCGCGGTTGTTCCCTCTTCTCCTGTCACGTCTGGAGGTCGTGGCCTTGGATGTCGACGGCCTGTCCGTTTTCCTCACCCGTGACGCTGACGGTCGCGGAAACTGGATGGATCTGGCCACGCCGGAAGAGCCCTCGGGGGCCGCTGGCGGCGGTTCCATGTTGAAGCGCGACAAGCGGGTGCCGGCTCTGGCCTCGCTCATCGTGGACGGCCTGAGCGTTACCGAGGCGCGCGTGGTCTGGGACGACCGGCTCAAGGACAATCATTTCGACGTGAGCGGGATTCACCTGGACGTCTCGGATTTTGCCTTCGGGGAGCCGTTCGACGTGGATACCAGGGCCGCCGCGATCATCGGGGACATGAGCGGTGAGCTGGCTTTTTCAGCCAAGGCCGTCCTTGAACTGGACCGCCTTATGGCGGAGAAGCTGAACCTGACCGCGCGCCTCAGCGGGGAAGGGCTTCCGCAAAGTCCGGAAACCATCGCCCTGTCGGCCGACTATTTCTCCACGGACGGCCGTCTGGACAACGGTCGGCTGCAGGGGCTGGGGCTCGACGTGCGTTTCGCCACCAGACAGATGCCGGGCGCAGGCAGTGCGGGCAACATGGAGGTGGCTCCTTTCAGCCCCAAGGACGCATGTGCGCGCCTGCATCTCCCGCTTCCGGCTTTCCGTGATCCAACCGCCCTGGAGCGCATGGAGTTTTCGTGCGACTGGGCCGCCGTGGACGAGGGTGTCGAAGTTTCGGATCTTCGTCTTGTCCTGGACAATTCGACCATGCAGGGCGGCATTTCGGTGCAGGGGCGGAAGAACCCGTTCGTTTCCCTTGATTTGCGCGTGGACAGCCTGAACCTCGACCGATACCGCATCCGCTCGGCCGAAAGCGCCGGCCGGCCGTCGTCAGAAACGGGCGAACCCAGCACCCTGCCCATGCGCGAACTGCGGGCATTGAACGGCAACGCGACTCTGGCCGTTGGCGACCTGACCGCGGCCAATGTCCGCTGCACTGACGCCATACTTCGCGCACATGCCGCAGGCGGGCGGCTGGTCCTCGACGAGGTGGCGGCAAGCGCATACGGTGGACGGTTGAAGGCGTCTGGCGCTCTGGACGTCAGGACGGACACCCCGGCGTATTCCTGGAGTCATGTGCTCTCCGGCCTGCAGATCGGCCCGTTGCTTGGGGCGTTGCATGGTCAGGAGTTCGTGACGGGCACTGCGGGCGGTTCGGCATCCGTCGAGACGAAAGGGCACGCCGTGCCGGTCTTGCTGCGCAACCTGGGAGGAACATATGATTTCAGGGTCGTGAACGGGGCGTTGAACGGCGTGAACATCGGCGCAAAGGTGCGTGACGGCATCCGGGCGTTGAAGGGGCAGTCCGCGGGCCTGGCGGAGCCGGAGCGGACGGTGTTTTCCGTGCTTTCGGGAAGCGGGAACATCGTGCAGGGGGTGGAGACGAGCCGCGACCTGCTGCTGTTGGCGCCGCGTTTTCGCATCACCGGCGGCGGCCAGACGGATCTGGTGCCCATGGTCATGGACTATCGCCTCACGCTGCACCTCGATGGCAGCGAAGGGGCCTTTGACGAGGGCGCGCTCGGGTTGCGCAGTTTCCCCGTCCGCGTCAGCGGCCCTGTCCATGAACCGACCATAGCGCCGGACACCAACGCCGTGCTGCGAAGCCTCGGCCTGTCCGGCAGCAGGGCCGTGGGCGATGCCATCAAGGGTGTGGGTTCAGGCCTGAACAAGGGCCTGGAAGGGCTGAAGCAGCTGTTTAAATAGCGGGTTCGACCCGCCGGATTCCGGCCAAGCATTCTTCGGTTTGAGCGGGTGCTCTCCCACGCGAGAAACTTCGACATTCCAAGGGCAAAGGCGGACAAAGCATGGATCGCCGCGGCGAAGACGCCTCGCGATGACGGCTTCCAGCACAGAGATTTCGTCCGTCCCATCATCCCCATGATAAACGGGTCAAGGGGCAAGCCCCTTGCGGGGCGCGGGGCGGAGCCCCGCATCTCTTCCTCTTCACCCCGCAAAAAAAGAAAGGCCGCTCACACGGCCTTCCCATCATCCCCATGATAAACGGGTCAAGGGGCGAGCCCCTTGCGGGGCGCGGGGCAGAGCCCCGCATTTCTCATCCCCTACTCGACATCCCACTGCGCCCCCTGGGCCGTGTCCTGGATGGTCACGCCGAGGGCAAGGAGTTCGTCGCGGATGGCGTCGGAGCGGTCGAAATCCTTGGCGGCGCGCGCTTCCTGGCGCTCGGCGAGTCGCGCCTCGATGAGGGCGGTGTCGATCTGCTTGCGCCGGACGCGGCTGGACTTGAGCTGTGCCAGGAAGTCGGCGCTTGGCGTGAGGAAGAGGCCGAGGACTTCGCCCCAGCGCTCGAAGAGCTTGAGGGCGTGGCGCACGAGGTCGCGGCCCTGTTCGGACTTCTTGAGGGATTTGTCCTCGAGGATGCGGTTGACGGTCTTCATGAGCACGAAGACGTGTCCCAGGGCGGCGGCGGTGTTCATGTCGTCGGCCATTGCCTCGTCCCACTTGGCTTCGAGGGCTGTGGATTCGACGACGATTTCGGCCGGCAGGGGGGAGTTGGTCCACTTGGTTCCGGCCACGTGGGCTTCGGCGGCGGCCTTGGTCAGGTAGACGCGCTTCAAGGCGCGTTCGGATTCTTCGAGGGCGTCGGCGGTGTAGTCCAGGGGGCTGCGGTAGTGCTTGGTGATGAGGAAGAAGCGTAGCACCTCGGGCAGGTAGTTGGCGAGAATGTCGCGGATGGTCACGAAATTGTTCAGCGATTTCGACATCTTTTCCGAGTTGATCTGCACGAACCCGTTGTGCACCCAGTAGCGCACGAACTGCTTGTCCGTGGCGGCCTCGGTCTGGGCGCGCTCGTTCTCGTGGTGGGGGAAGGCCAGGTCCTGGCCGCCGCCGTGGATGTCGAAGGGCAGGGGCAGGTAGCGTTCGCTCATGGCCGAGCATTCGATGTGCCAGCCGGGACGGCCGGGACCCCAGGGGCTCGGCCAGGACGGTTCGCCGGGCTTGGCGCCCTTCCACAGGGCGAAGTCGAGAGGGTCCTCCTTCTGTTCGCCGGGCTCGATGCGTGCGCCGGACTGGAGGTCCTCGATGTTGCGTCCCGAAAGCTTGCCATAGCTCTGGTAGGAGCGGACGCGGAAATAGACGTCGCCGTCGGCGGTGGAGTAGGCGTGACCCTTGGCGATGAGGTTTTCGCACAGGGCGATCATCTCGGCGATGTGTTCGGTGGCCTTGGGTTCGATGTCGGCGCGCAGGATGCCGAGGCGGTCCATGTCCTCGTAGAAGGCGTCGATGTAAGTGCGGGCGATGGTCTCGAAGTCAGAGCCTTCGCGGTTGGCGCGGTTTATGATCTTGTCGTCGATGTCGGTGAAGTTGCGCACGAAGGTCACGTCGAGGCCGATGTAGCGCAGGTAGCGGACCAGGACGTCGAAGACTACGGCCGAGCGGGCGTGGCCGATGTGGCAGAAGTCGTAGGCCGTGATGCCGCAGACGTACATGGAGACGTGGCCGGGCTTGAGGGGGACGAATTCTTCCTTTTTCCTGGTGAGGCTGTTGTAGATCTGCATGCTCATTCCTTGTTGGTTCTTGGGCGAAACATGTTCAGGGCCGCATGGACGCGATCCCGGATTCTGTCAACGGTCAGGAGGGTCAGCAGGGCCGAGAGTTCCGGGCCAAAATCGGATCCGGTCAGGGCCAGGCGGATGGGATGGTACAGTGCGCGGCCCTTGACGTCGGCCCGGGCGGCGGTTTGCTTGAGGAGTTCGGAGGCTTCGCTTGCGGTCAGGCGCGTCTGCGGCTCCGATGTCGGAAGGGCGTCGAGGAGCGCGTCAAGGACGGCCGTGCCGGTGGAGAGTTCCGAAATTGCCGAAGCGCCGTAGCGGATTTCGTCGGCGGTGAAGTGGGGCAGCAGGGCGCGCAGGTCGTCCACGGCGGCGGCGTTGTCGCGCAGCCCGAGGACGAGGTCGCGGCGCAGCCCGTCGGGAAGGGCGTGCCACGGGTCGCTTGCGGGCAGGGCGTCATCCAGGGCGCGGACGTGGCTGTCAGGGTCGGCGGCGCGGAAGTAGCGGGCGCTCAAGGCCCGCAGCTCGTCGAGGTTCATGACGGCGTTGCCGCGGCCCAGGGCGAAGGGGTTGAAGGCCCGGGCCATGTCGTTCAGGGACTCGAAAAGCTTTTTGGTCGGCAGGGCCCCGGACAGGGAGGCGAGGTAGTGGACCACGGCCATGGGTTCGAGGCCGGCGCGGATGCAGTCGGGGATACCCAGGGCGCCGCTGCGCTTGGAGAGCTTTTTGCCTTCGGTGTCCACCAGCAGGCCGTGGTGGGCGAAGCTCGGCGGCGTACCGCCCAGGGCCTGGTAGAGCAGGATCTGGCGGGCGGTGTTGGTCAGGTGGTCTTCGCCGCGCAGGACTAGGGTCACGGCCATGTCGATGTCGTCGACGACCACAGCCAGGTTGTAGCTGGGCCAGCCGTCCTGGCGCAGGAGCACGAAATCGCCGAACGCGCCGGACGGGACGCGCATGTCGCCCTTGATGAGGTCCGTGAAGGCGACGTCGGCCTCATCCGGGAGGCGGAAGCGCATGACGTGGGGCTCGCCCTTCGCGACACGGTCGGCGCGTTCGGCGGGCGTCAGGGCGGCGCAGCGTCCGCTGTAGCGCGGGGGGAGACCCTTGGCCGCGGCTTCGGCGCGTTCGCGTTCGAGGTCGGCCTCGGCGCAGAAGCAGGGATAGGCGCGGCCGTCGTCGGCCAGCCTGGCCACTGCCGCATGGTAGTGGTCCAGGCGCAGGCTCTGGTGCCGCACGGGCCGGTCCGGAGCCAGGCCCAGCCAGGCCAGGGACCACAGGATGGCCGCCTCGTGGGCGAAGGTTGAGCGCTCGCGGTCCGTGTCCTCCAAGCGCAGCAGGAAGGTGCCGCCGCTCTGGCGGGCCAGGAGGAAGTTGAGCACCGCGGTGCGTGCGTTGCCCAGGTGCGGCACGCCCGTGGGGCTGGGCGCGAAGCGGGTGACCCAGGGGCCGCCGGTCCTGAAATTCGTCATGCCGGGGTCCTTGCGGCCGTGACCACGGCCACGGCCTTGATGCCTTCCTTGCGGCCCGTGAAGCCGAGGTGCTCCTCGGTGGTGGCCTTGACGTTGACCTGTTGGTCGGCGAGTTCCATGAGCCGCGCCACGTTGGAGCGGATGCCGGCCTTGTGGGGGGACAGGCGCGGGGTCTGGGCGATGACGGTCAGGTCCACGTGGGTGATGGTCAGGCCCATGCGGCGGGCCTTGTCCATGACCTCCGAGAGGAGGACGGCCGAGGAGATGTTGTCGAACTTCTCGTCGCTGTCCGGGAAGTGCTCGCCGATGTCGCCAAGGCCCAGGCAGCCGAGGATGGCGTCGCACAGGGCATGCAGGAGCACGTCGCCGTCGGAGTGGGCCTTGACCAGGGGCGCGCCGGCGATGGGCATGCCGCCGAGGACCATGGGCCGGGTGCCGCCGTAGGCGTGGACGTCGTAGCCGAAGCCGGTGCAGGGCACGGGGGCCGGTGTGGGGGAAGCAAGCATGCGCAGGTCCTCCGGGTTGGTGATCTTCAGGTTGGCGGCCTCGCCCGGCACGACGCGAACCGTGCCGCCGGCCAGTTCGACCATGCTGGCGTCGTCCGTGACCTCCCAGCTTTCGGCCAGGGCGCGTTCATGGACCCGGCGCAGCAGGGCGGCGGGGAAGAGCTGCGGGGTCTGCACGGCGCGCAGGCTGTCGCGGCGCATGGTGGAAACGACCGTGTCGTCCTCGACGTGCTTGACGGTGTCCGTGACGGGCATTCCGGGGATGACGCCGTCGATGCCGTCGGCCAACGCTTCGAGAAGGGTCTGGACGAGGGCCGGGCTGAAGAATGGCCGGGCGCTGTCGTGGACCAGGACCCGGCCGCAGCCAATGGGCAGTGCGGCCAGGCCCAGGCGCACGGAGTCCTGGCGCCGCTCTCCGCCGGCCACGGCCAGGACGGGCACGCCGACGGGGCTGGTATCCTTGAGAAGATTCAGTTCGCGGGTGCGCTCGTCCAACTCCGGCGCGGGAAAGACGACGACCACGCCCGCCAGTCCGGGGACGGCGGCCATGGTCGCGACGCTGCGCCAGTAGAGGGGGCGTCCCTCGTGGTGCAGGAACTGCTTGCGCGCGCCGCCCGTCTCGCGGGCCAGGCGCGAGCCCTGGCCCGCGGCCAGGATGATGGTCCAGAGTGGATTGGTCATGATCGAAATTACGGAGCCGGACGATAAGCCGGATTCTGTTCCCGTTGCCGGGCGGCTGTCATTCCTCTAGGGCGGCGGTTGCCCGCCGTCTCCAGCAACCTACCCGAAGGATATCGACCGGGCCGGTCACCTTCCTATTTGGTCTTGCACCGGATGGGGTTTACCTAGCTTGCCGCGTCACCGCGACAACTGGTGGGCTCTTACCCCGCCTTTTCACCCTTACCCCGGCCGCGAGGCCTGGGCGGTCTGTTTCTGTGGCACTGTCCCGGGGTTACCCCCGCTGGACGTTATCCAGCATCCTGCCCTGTGGTGTCCGGACTTTCCTCCCCCGGCCTTGCGGCCGGCGGCGACAGCCTGTCCGGCTCCGTAAAAATCATTCGTTGCCCGAGAAGTGGCGCTCCCAGAAGATGATGCGCAGGCAGTTGGGGCAGCTCAGGATCTGCTCGCCCTTCTGCAGGTCGATGAAGGTCTGGGGCGGGATGACGACATGGCAGCCCTTGCACACGCCCTCGCTGACGGGGACGATGACGGGGTTGGGGATGCGGTCGCGGATGAAGTTGTAGCGGGTCAGGATGGGCGCGGGCACGGCCTCGGAGGCCTTCTTCTTGTCCTTGTCCAGTTCGGCCAGACGTGTGCGCTTTTCGGCCAGCTCCTGATCGAGGTTGGCCTGCTGGGCGGAGATGGTCTCGGACAGGGCGTCGATGTCCTTCTGCAGGGCGTCCTTGCGGCCTTCGAGGTCCGAAAGGTCGGCCAGGAGGTTGGAACGCTCCTCCTCGCGCATGCGGTTCATCTTCTCCATGGTGTCCATCTCGCGCATCATGGCGTGATATTCCTTGGTGTTCTCGACCATCATGAGCTTGTTCTTGCTCTTCTTGACCTTCTGGGCGTCGTTCTCGATCTCGCCCTCGATGCGGCCCTTCTGCTCCATGAGGACGTCGATTTTCTCCTGGATCACGCCCTGCTGCTGCTCCAGGTACTGCCTCTTTTCCTGCAGGCTCTGCAGCTGCTTGGGCGCCTCTTCGAGAATGCGCTCCAGGGTGATCATCTCCGAGTCGACCTTCTGCAGCACGACGAGCTGTTCGATCTGTTGGATATAAATGCTCAAGGTTACTCCTCCTCAAAAAACGTATCGTGAATCCGGGCTGTCCCCGGGGAGACTTCAGGCAAATGGGTCGCGGCCCGGAAGAAAGACGACCCGCACGCCGGCGTCGGCGAGTTCGTGGGCCAGGCTTTCGCTCCAGATGCGCATCATGTTTTCCTCAAGGCTGAAATGGCCGACGTCGAGGGTCAGACCCAGGTCCTGCACGGCCTGGGCCTGGTGGTACTTCACGTCGCCCGTGAGGAAGACGTCGGCGCCGCGGGCGAAGGCCGTCGGGGCCAAGTCCGCGCCGGAGCCGGGGCAGTAGGCCACGGTGGTCACGGAGTCCCGGGCGAAGCCGACGCTGCGCGGAGCGGCCCGCAGCACCTCGCGCAGGCGGGCCGAAAAATCGAGCCAGGTCAGGGCCTGGGGCAGGGTGCCGATGCAGCCGAACCCGAACTCGCGGGCAGGGGAGGTCAGACTGATCTCCTGACACGGGCCCAGGCCGGCGGCCCTGGCGCGGAAGCTTGCGGCGTCCTCGGGCCACAGCACACATTCCGAGATCTGAGCGTCGCGATGCGTGCAGGCGTCCTCGAAGCCCCGCAGGGCTTCGGCGTCCAGATGGGCCGGCACGCGGAAGAGCGTCGGCGTCTCGCGGCGCGTGACCTCCAGGACGCACATGTCCCGCAGCCCAAGTGC
The Desulfomicrobium escambiense DSM 10707 genome window above contains:
- a CDS encoding RnfABCDGE type electron transport complex subunit D; this translates as MASQEVTKNLFSVSSAPIWHCGRTVRSTMLHSLLALLPAAIMAVYRYGYDAVEVIAWAGLTAVVTEFLMQKWMGQESTADDYSALFDGVVFAFLLPATAPVWMVVIGSAVTVILGRMVFGGFGGSPVCAPAIGWAVLTVSWPDFMDLNGMLLKWDLVEPLSELKYFGADAVSGISNTSLLLGSNLGALGASQVLLVALGGVYLLATRQLRWFIPVSFLVGVFLTGLVYNMIDPKLYAPPLFHLLSGGTMLAAFFLMPYPSSSPVWKLPMLLYGLFGGALLIIIRTYGIYPDGAVFAVLLINLCTPLIDLIQPKPFGGR
- the rnfG gene encoding RnfABCDGE type electron transport complex subunit G, translated to MMEIVRMIVVLSAITGLSGFVLSGLKVWTTPIIEEQVLMNVQGPALKKIFLEGTNDPIADRKKMPKPGDESQTINVFPSIKDGKLIAVAMEAAGKGYGGDVNVLVGFDVTKDTILGIGVTTHKETPGLGSRVAEPAFTKQFKNLALDKAALKKDGGGIDAVSGATFSSIGASAAAKQAATWYTSLKDSIKTSW
- the rsxE gene encoding electron transport complex subunit RsxE, whose amino-acid sequence is MASLVQEFTKGLWKEIPPFRLVLGLCPTLAVTTNAENGLGMGAAVVFVLALSNVIISLVRNIIPKKVRIACFIAIAASLVVAVEMLMQAFAFPLYQQLGIFVPLIVVNCIILGRAEAFAGKNPPLASLADGLGMGIGFTMSLTFLGAIREIFGAGKLFGVGLFGPDFHPFTFMVQAPGAFVCLGLILAGMNYLTIWQAKRKGVELDPNFDAGCSGCGACKMMDKIAAQKKLERMEPAKG
- a CDS encoding electron transport complex protein RnfA codes for the protein MEIFLLFISAIFVNNILLAQYLGNCPYLGCSKEKGVAIGMGAAVLFVTVLATVITFLFQKYVMVPFHLQYLQTIFFILVIAALVQFVEMFLKKMVPPLYKSLGIFLPLITTNCAVLGVAILVQRLEFDLVTATLYSIAASLGFLLAIVLMAGIRERFAVTRIPRSMQGVPSGLIMAGIMSLAFLAFKGMIA
- the rnfB gene encoding RnfABCDGE type electron transport complex subunit B, giving the protein MIIESVVSLFGLGFVSASVLSVASKLLAVEEDPRLEVVVEALPGANCGGCGFAGCEAYAAAVINDPSTPPNKCCAGGPDVAKRIAELTGKAAGDADPMVAFRRCVKVEGKVAKKFDYFGIQSCAAAKLVQDGPDACKYSCLGFGDCVRACPFDAMWIEGDLVHISPEKCTSCGTCVRTCPNSILELIPRRSRVMVFCSSQDKGKAVKDVCEAGCISCGACIKKCPAQCITMVDERIHIDHKACLAYGPSCGEACVEKCPRDILRCLNPDMISAAPDTEPARYPDESHVADLQA
- a CDS encoding FAD:protein FMN transferase, producing MKHATQIHDRRAFLKTLGVLAAGAALAPAIRVLPAFAASGVIKTSEQRMLMGTFVSMTVLAPSQGLGEEAIGRAFAEVERQIGIFSRFDPSTALSALNRDGRLNGAPQELLDVVAFSGDLHRRSSGRFDATIAPVVNLLERSHGKPDAKDLKEALALVDGSRLRSSGSNLRFDAAGMSATLDGVAKGFIADSAAEALTTAGVANFLIDAGGDIRVGGASDGLVRPWRVAIEDPDKQGNYPAVIDMKAGAVATSGGYEVFFDPSKKSHHLVDPTNGASPQYVRSVSVKAPTVKEADGLATALSLMHPREALRLTESLPGHDCLLITSTGARISSSTWG
- a CDS encoding AsmA family protein, producing MASKWILRAVLVAVLGLAALAGVLFFGIDPNDFKPQIVSAVRDNTGRELIIDGDLKLGFFPYLAVSIDGVQLRNGQGFEGPFLTLKNARLKARLFPLLLSRLEVVALDVDGLSVFLTRDADGRGNWMDLATPEEPSGAAGGGSMLKRDKRVPALASLIVDGLSVTEARVVWDDRLKDNHFDVSGIHLDVSDFAFGEPFDVDTRAAAIIGDMSGELAFSAKAVLELDRLMAEKLNLTARLSGEGLPQSPETIALSADYFSTDGRLDNGRLQGLGLDVRFATRQMPGAGSAGNMEVAPFSPKDACARLHLPLPAFRDPTALERMEFSCDWAAVDEGVEVSDLRLVLDNSTMQGGISVQGRKNPFVSLDLRVDSLNLDRYRIRSAESAGRPSSETGEPSTLPMRELRALNGNATLAVGDLTAANVRCTDAILRAHAAGGRLVLDEVAASAYGGRLKASGALDVRTDTPAYSWSHVLSGLQIGPLLGALHGQEFVTGTAGGSASVETKGHAVPVLLRNLGGTYDFRVVNGALNGVNIGAKVRDGIRALKGQSAGLAEPERTVFSVLSGSGNIVQGVETSRDLLLLAPRFRITGGGQTDLVPMVMDYRLTLHLDGSEGAFDEGALGLRSFPVRVSGPVHEPTIAPDTNAVLRSLGLSGSRAVGDAIKGVGSGLNKGLEGLKQLFK